A genomic segment from Candidatus Rhabdochlamydia sp. T3358 encodes:
- a CDS encoding BTB/POZ domain-containing protein, translating to MIDKIDATALILQNEKDSKYENLLSFNSYLEKSLLIFISNDHSKELEVVQWVKNRINTDNITYYLSMFSLGPNIILSIACTAYLEKNKPLPKNCQEHLIKSPRNALFILNAGCLAKDDLVIKTVWEIIFLNKNFEIFKADEKITSLDYLLNKKEFSNQTLIVGDSQNPQEILVNREILSQRNLYFHALFQTNFLEGSLIAIILKDQDHTKKLQNIDYEGFLYLLRYIYTGDVDVPLDLCLTVSHLADLYLEPNLKKICDKKKWDQAVLSLKHKNLIGKFQSSHYEEFFYLVHEIYTGKTDISSVITLKDLNIETLQNTDYQAVLYLLHYIYTGDENVPSNLCSDVSRLADDYSEPDLKKACDQKTCR from the coding sequence TTGATCGATAAGATTGATGCTACGGCTTTAATCCTTCAAAATGAAAAAGATTCTAAATATGAAAATCTTCTTTCCTTTAATTCTTACCTTGAAAAAAGTCTTTTAATTTTTATTTCTAATGATCATTCTAAAGAATTGGAAGTCGTCCAATGGGTAAAAAATAGAATAAATACAGATAATATAACCTATTACTTATCAATGTTTAGTTTAGGCCCAAACATTATTTTATCAATTGCTTGCACAGCTTACTTAGAAAAAAATAAGCCACTCCCAAAGAATTGCCAGGAACATTTAATAAAAAGCCCTAGAAATGCTCTTTTCATATTAAATGCAGGTTGCTTAGCCAAAGATGATCTTGTCATTAAAACAGTTTGGGAAATCATCTTTTTAAATAAAAACTTTGAAATCTTTAAAGCTGATGAAAAAATTACTTCTCTTGATTATCTCCTTAATAAAAAAGAATTCAGCAACCAAACTTTAATCGTAGGTGACTCGCAAAATCCTCAAGAAATTTTAGTAAACAGAGAAATTCTATCTCAAAGAAATCTTTATTTCCATGCACTTTTTCAAACAAATTTTTTAGAAGGATCTCTGATTGCTATTATACTCAAAGATCAAGATCATACAAAGAAATTACAAAACATCGATTACGAAGGGTTTTTGTATTTACTTCGTTACATTTATACCGGTGATGTCGATGTTCCCCTAGATCTTTGCCTAACTGTCAGTCATTTGGCAGATCTCTATTTAGAACCGAATTTAAAAAAAATATGCGATAAAAAGAAATGGGATCAAGCTGTTCTATCTCTCAAACATAAAAACTTAATAGGGAAATTTCAAAGTTCTCATTACGAGGAGTTCTTCTATCTAGTTCATGAGATTTATACAGGTAAAACCGATATATCCTCTGTTATTACGCTCAAAGATCTAAATATAGAAACACTACAAAACACCGATTACCAAGCTGTATTGTACCTACTGCATTACATCTACACTGGAGATGAGAATGTTCCTTCAAATCTTTGCTCAGATGTAAGCCGTTTAGCAGATGACTATTCAGAGCCTGATTTAAAAAAAGCATGTGATCAGAAAACTTGTAGATAA